In a genomic window of Variovorax paradoxus:
- a CDS encoding D-amino acid dehydrogenase produces MKIAIVGAGIIGVTTAWELASDGHEVAVFERRGAAAEEASFANAGVVAPGYVTPWAAPGMRLKVLRSLLSSHGAIKLRWPLTSRDLGWMSRWQKACKLETYLANRARMQRLAFYSRTRLHEVSEARELSYERSDGYLVLLRSKRERKLVQAGLEVLRGAGSVFREVDADEARLIEPALNPDTPLAGAIHLPEDEVANCRQFALLLKWEAEALGAQFHFNCDIAPLSRAAPTSVSLASGSDALRFDAVVVCAGLGSASLLRPLGLRIPMAPVYGHSVSAPVREPLNAPRSAIMDERYKVAISRLGQRVRVAGSAEIGGSADTLSQPAILTLYKVLQDWFPGAATLQSGVQQWKGARPMLPDGPPVLGASGIPGVWLNLGHGSSGWALSCGSARVVADLIAGQDPGVDLEGLGVERLGS; encoded by the coding sequence ATGAAAATCGCGATCGTGGGCGCCGGCATCATCGGTGTCACCACCGCCTGGGAGCTGGCGTCCGACGGCCATGAAGTGGCCGTTTTCGAGCGCCGGGGCGCCGCCGCCGAGGAGGCCAGCTTCGCCAATGCCGGCGTGGTCGCGCCCGGCTACGTTACGCCCTGGGCGGCGCCCGGCATGCGCCTCAAGGTGTTGCGCTCGCTGCTGTCGTCGCACGGCGCCATCAAGCTGCGCTGGCCGCTGACCTCGCGCGACCTGGGCTGGATGTCGCGCTGGCAGAAGGCCTGCAAGCTCGAGACCTACCTCGCGAACCGCGCGCGCATGCAGCGCCTGGCCTTCTACAGCCGCACCCGGCTGCACGAGGTGAGCGAGGCCCGCGAGCTCAGCTATGAACGCAGCGACGGCTACCTGGTGCTGCTGCGCTCCAAGCGCGAGCGCAAGCTGGTCCAGGCCGGGCTCGAAGTGCTGCGCGGCGCGGGCAGCGTGTTCCGCGAAGTCGACGCCGACGAGGCACGGCTGATCGAACCCGCTCTCAATCCCGACACGCCGCTGGCCGGCGCGATCCACCTGCCCGAGGACGAGGTCGCGAACTGCCGCCAGTTCGCGCTGCTGCTCAAGTGGGAGGCCGAGGCGCTCGGCGCGCAGTTCCATTTCAACTGCGACATCGCGCCGCTGAGCCGCGCCGCGCCCACCTCGGTGTCGCTGGCCAGCGGCTCCGATGCGCTGCGCTTCGATGCGGTGGTGGTCTGCGCCGGACTCGGCTCGGCCTCGCTGCTGCGCCCGCTCGGCCTGCGGATCCCGATGGCGCCGGTCTACGGGCATTCGGTGAGCGCGCCGGTGCGCGAGCCGCTCAATGCACCGCGCAGCGCGATCATGGACGAGCGCTACAAGGTCGCGATCTCGCGCCTCGGCCAGCGCGTGCGCGTGGCCGGCAGCGCCGAGATCGGCGGCTCGGCCGACACCTTGAGCCAGCCCGCGATCCTCACGCTCTACAAGGTGCTGCAGGACTGGTTTCCGGGCGCGGCCACCCTGCAGTCGGGCGTCCAACAGTGGAAAGGCGCAAGGCCGATGCTGCCCGACGGGCCGCCGGTGCTCGGCGCGAGCGGCATCCCGGGCGTGTGGCTCAACCTGGGCCACGGTTCCAGCGGCTGGGCACTGTCGTGCGGCAGCGCGCGCGTGGTGGCCGACCTGATCGCCGGGCAGGACCCGGGCGTGGACCTCGAAGGTCTGGGCGTCGAGCGGCTCGGAAGCTGA